The following are encoded together in the Bradymonas sediminis genome:
- a CDS encoding high-potential iron-sulfur protein, which produces MQARKGARKPDAQLNRRDFIRRAALLGAASGLALSGCTTAYGASNATEDVTTEPTVDASAPGDAGALDCSDTSGLNAAEISTREQLKYVEQTPKPAQDCANCLHWKPVSGEGCGGCAIMAGKFNPRGWCIAWVATRS; this is translated from the coding sequence ATGCAGGCACGAAAGGGAGCGAGAAAACCAGACGCGCAGCTTAATCGCCGCGATTTCATTCGTCGCGCGGCGCTCCTGGGCGCAGCCTCTGGACTCGCCCTTAGCGGCTGCACCACGGCTTATGGGGCGAGCAACGCCACAGAGGACGTGACGACCGAGCCCACCGTTGATGCAAGCGCCCCGGGCGACGCGGGCGCGCTCGACTGCTCGGACACCAGCGGTTTGAACGCCGCCGAAATCAGCACGCGCGAGCAGCTCAAATACGTCGAGCAGACCCCAAAACCCGCCCAGGATTGCGCCAATTGCCTGCATTGGAAGCCAGTCAGCGGCGAGGGCTGTGGCGGTTGCGCGATTATGGCGGGGAAGTTCAACCCCAGGGGTTGGTGCATTGCGTGGGTCGCGACGCGCTCTTAA
- the dinB gene encoding DNA polymerase IV has product MRLIFHVDMDAFFASVEQRDNPALRGRPVIIGGGLKRGVVAAASYEVRKFGVRSAMPMAKALRQCPEAVVIPPNIEKYRAVSADIMEVFADYSPLVEPLSFDEAFLDMTGSEAIFGPPVETAQAIKRDVFDVTDGLTCSVGIGANKFMAKLASPMQKPDGVSFIRPGTELDLLGPMPVRKMWGVGEKTAQKLYSQKILTFEDLRQADAHRLAHLLGKSRAYKLKQLAAGQDDRPVVADRERKSIGSETTLMVDIQGREQVEKFLREQCEEVAKALRKRDVRARSARVKLRYSENFQLRTRQGALPRACDDARTLFETTRHLLNSLDLDRPIRLVGAAGFDLAKPEDSVQLGLFAPRPSAAPKTDVAKEATLEKTMDAIRDKFGDKIGRASVEKGPAQSLFGEHLGNSSGQKPGE; this is encoded by the coding sequence ATGCGCCTGATCTTCCACGTCGATATGGACGCGTTTTTCGCTTCGGTCGAACAACGCGATAACCCCGCCCTGCGCGGCCGCCCGGTGATTATCGGCGGCGGCTTAAAACGCGGCGTCGTGGCCGCGGCGAGCTACGAGGTGCGAAAATTTGGGGTGCGCAGCGCCATGCCGATGGCGAAGGCGCTGCGCCAATGCCCCGAGGCCGTGGTCATCCCACCAAATATCGAAAAATACCGGGCGGTGAGCGCCGATATCATGGAGGTCTTCGCCGATTATAGCCCGCTGGTCGAGCCGCTGAGCTTCGACGAGGCGTTTTTGGATATGACCGGCAGCGAGGCCATCTTTGGCCCGCCGGTGGAGACCGCCCAGGCGATCAAGCGCGACGTCTTTGATGTCACCGACGGGCTGACCTGCTCGGTGGGCATCGGGGCCAATAAATTCATGGCCAAGCTCGCAAGCCCCATGCAAAAGCCCGACGGCGTCAGCTTCATCCGCCCGGGCACCGAGCTCGACCTGCTCGGCCCCATGCCGGTGCGAAAGATGTGGGGCGTGGGCGAGAAGACCGCGCAGAAGCTATACTCCCAGAAGATCCTGACCTTCGAGGACCTGCGCCAGGCCGACGCCCACCGGCTCGCCCATTTATTAGGCAAATCAAGAGCTTATAAACTCAAGCAATTGGCCGCCGGCCAGGACGACCGCCCCGTGGTGGCCGACCGCGAGCGCAAATCCATCGGCTCCGAGACCACGCTCATGGTGGATATCCAGGGGCGCGAGCAGGTCGAAAAATTCCTGCGCGAACAATGCGAAGAGGTCGCCAAGGCGCTCAGAAAACGCGACGTACGCGCGCGCTCGGCGCGGGTGAAATTGCGCTATAGCGAGAATTTCCAACTGCGCACCCGCCAGGGCGCACTCCCCCGCGCGTGCGACGACGCGCGCACCCTCTTTGAGACCACCCGCCACCTGCTCAACTCTCTGGACCTCGACCGCCCCATCCGCCTGGTCGGCGCCGCCGGGTTTGACCTGGCCAAACCCGAAGACAGCGTCCAGCTCGGCCTCTTCGCCCCGCGCCCCAGCGCAGCCCCCAAAACCGACGTAGCCAAGGAAGCCACGCTCGAGAAGACGATGGACGCCATTCGGGACAAATTCGGCGATAAGATCGGACGTGCGTCGGTGGAGAAGGGGCCGGCGCAGTCGTTATTTGGCGAGCATCTGGGGAATTCGTCGGGCCAAAAGCCGGGCGAATAG